In one Nocardia tengchongensis genomic region, the following are encoded:
- the gltB gene encoding glutamate synthase large subunit, with translation MTQLPGHRSPGPIGLYDPANEHDACGVAFVVDMHGRRSRDIVDKAITALLNLEHRGAAGAEPNSGDGAGILIQLPDKFFRAVVDFELPAEGSYATGIAFLPQARREAARAGYGVEKIVREEGLEVLGWREVPIDESSLGALSRDAMPTFRQIFIASPKGGAEQLSGLDLERRAYVIRKRIEHELGKSGAGEGAVGKESVYFPSLSGETFVYKGMFTTPQLRAFYVDLQDDRVESALGIVHSRFSTNTFPSWPLAHPFRRVAHNGEINTVSGNENWMRAREALLNSNVFGTDSEGNNRLEKIFPVCTPGASDTARFDEVLELLHLGGRSLPHAVLMMIPEAWERHESMTPEQRAFYRYHSFLMEPWDGPASVCFTDGSVVGAVLDRNGLRPGRIWVTEDGLVVLASEVGVLDIDPAKIVYKKRLQPGHMFLVDTKQGRIISDDEVKSSLAAEFPYQQWLDEGPVKLSDLQDRPHVHMSHDRVLIRQQIFGYSTEELNLLISPMAQTGGEALGSMGTDTPIAVLSSRPRLLFDYFSQLFAQVTNPPLDAIREEVVTSLRSMVGPEADLLNPGLDSCRQITLTQPILDNDELAKLVHINDDGSRPELRSVVVHGLYSVKKGGKGLRKAIEAVQRQVSAAIDGGARIIVLSDRESNEKLAPIPSLLLTAAVHHHLVRERTRTKVGLVIEAGDAREVHHMAMLVGFGAAAINPYMAFESIEDMMERGALQIPGSTGDHEADFKKAVYNYNKAAGKGVLKVMSKMGISTIASYRGAQLFQVVGLAQELVDEYFTGLRSPLDGIGLDDIADEVAQRHRIAFLENRNERAHRELEIGGEYQWRREGEYHLFNPDTVFKLQHATRSGQYKVFKEYTKLVDDQSERLASLRGLFKFKDEHRNPISIDEVEPASEIVKRFSTGAMSYGSISAEAHETLAIAMNRLGGRSNSGEGGEHPARFEPEESGDWRRSAIKQVASGRFGVTAHYLTNCTDIQIKMAQGAKPGEGGQLPAHKVYPWVAEVRHSTPGVGLISPPPHHDIYSIEDLAQLIHDLKNANPQARIHVKLVAEPGVGTVAAGVSKAHADVVLISGHDGGTGASPLTSLKHAGGPWELGLAETQQTLLLNGLRDRIVVQVDGQMKTGRDVMIAALLGAEEYGFATAPLVVSGCIMMRVCHLDTCPVGVATQNPVLRERFTGKPEFVENFMLYIAEEVRELLASLGLRTLDEAIGRVDLLDTTAAKAHWKAAKLDLSPILDDVETAFMFQDRRRTKDQDHGLDKALDNELIARSADALELGKPVKFDSKITNVNRTVGTMLGHEVTKLYGGVGLPDNTIDITFTGSAGNSFGAFVPAGITLRVVGDANDYVGKGLSGGRITVRPSGDAPSAFVAEQNIIAGNVILFGATSGQAFLRGVAGERFAVRNSGATAVVEGVGDHACEYMTGGRVVILGETGRNFGAGMSGGIAYVYNPNGTFEANLNTELVDLEQLSAEDVQILHGIVEQHRDETGSAVAEGILSDWSQQVTKFAKVMPRDYKKVLLAISEAEKAGRNVDEAIMEAARG, from the coding sequence ATGACGCAACTTCCTGGCCACAGGTCCCCTGGACCCATCGGGCTCTATGACCCGGCGAATGAACACGACGCCTGTGGTGTCGCATTCGTCGTCGACATGCACGGCCGCCGCAGCCGCGACATCGTCGACAAGGCTATTACGGCATTGCTGAACCTGGAGCACCGTGGTGCCGCCGGCGCCGAACCCAACTCGGGTGACGGCGCGGGCATCCTGATCCAGCTCCCGGACAAGTTCTTCCGTGCCGTGGTCGACTTCGAGCTCCCCGCCGAAGGTTCCTACGCGACCGGTATCGCTTTCCTGCCGCAGGCTCGCCGCGAGGCCGCCCGCGCCGGGTACGGCGTCGAGAAGATCGTGCGCGAAGAGGGCCTCGAGGTCCTCGGCTGGCGTGAGGTCCCGATCGACGAGTCGTCGCTGGGCGCGCTGTCGCGCGACGCCATGCCGACCTTCCGGCAGATCTTCATCGCTTCGCCCAAGGGCGGCGCCGAGCAGCTCTCCGGCCTGGACCTGGAGCGTCGCGCCTACGTCATCCGCAAGCGCATCGAGCATGAGCTCGGCAAGTCGGGTGCCGGTGAGGGCGCGGTCGGCAAGGAGTCGGTCTACTTCCCGAGCCTGTCCGGCGAGACCTTCGTCTACAAGGGCATGTTCACCACCCCGCAGCTGCGGGCGTTCTACGTGGACCTGCAGGACGACCGGGTCGAGTCGGCGCTGGGCATCGTGCACTCGCGCTTCTCCACCAACACCTTCCCGTCGTGGCCGCTGGCGCACCCCTTCCGGCGCGTCGCCCACAACGGTGAGATCAACACCGTCTCCGGCAACGAGAACTGGATGCGGGCCCGTGAGGCGCTGCTGAACTCCAACGTGTTCGGCACCGACTCCGAGGGCAACAACCGCCTGGAGAAGATCTTCCCGGTCTGCACCCCGGGCGCTTCGGACACCGCGCGTTTCGACGAGGTGCTCGAGCTGCTGCACCTGGGTGGCCGCAGCCTGCCGCACGCCGTGCTCATGATGATTCCGGAGGCGTGGGAGCGCCACGAGTCCATGACCCCGGAGCAGCGCGCGTTCTACCGCTACCACTCCTTCCTCATGGAGCCCTGGGACGGCCCGGCCTCGGTGTGCTTCACCGACGGTTCGGTCGTCGGCGCGGTGCTGGACCGCAACGGTCTGCGCCCCGGCCGCATCTGGGTCACCGAGGACGGCCTGGTCGTGCTGGCCTCCGAGGTCGGCGTGCTCGACATCGACCCGGCCAAGATCGTCTACAAGAAGCGCCTGCAGCCCGGCCACATGTTCCTGGTCGACACCAAGCAGGGCCGCATCATCTCCGATGACGAGGTCAAGTCCTCGCTGGCCGCCGAGTTCCCGTACCAGCAGTGGCTGGACGAGGGCCCGGTCAAGCTGAGCGATCTGCAGGACCGCCCGCACGTGCACATGTCGCACGACCGCGTGCTGATCCGTCAGCAGATCTTCGGGTACTCCACCGAGGAGCTGAACCTGCTGATCTCGCCGATGGCGCAGACCGGTGGCGAGGCGCTCGGCTCGATGGGCACCGACACCCCGATCGCGGTGCTGTCGTCGCGGCCGCGACTGCTGTTCGACTACTTCTCGCAGCTGTTCGCGCAGGTCACCAACCCGCCGCTGGACGCCATCCGCGAAGAGGTCGTCACCTCGCTGCGCAGCATGGTGGGCCCGGAGGCCGACCTGCTGAACCCGGGCCTGGACTCCTGTCGTCAGATCACCCTGACCCAGCCGATCCTGGACAACGACGAGCTGGCCAAGCTGGTCCACATCAACGACGACGGCTCGCGCCCCGAGCTGCGGTCGGTCGTCGTGCACGGCCTGTACTCGGTCAAGAAGGGCGGCAAGGGGCTGCGCAAGGCCATCGAGGCCGTGCAGCGTCAGGTCTCGGCGGCCATCGACGGCGGCGCGCGGATCATCGTGCTGTCCGACCGCGAGTCCAACGAGAAGCTGGCCCCGATCCCGTCGCTGCTGCTGACCGCCGCGGTGCACCACCACCTGGTCCGGGAACGCACCCGCACCAAGGTCGGCCTGGTCATCGAGGCCGGTGACGCCCGCGAGGTGCACCACATGGCCATGCTGGTCGGTTTCGGCGCGGCGGCCATCAACCCGTACATGGCCTTCGAGTCCATCGAGGACATGATGGAGCGCGGCGCGCTGCAGATCCCGGGTAGCACCGGCGATCACGAGGCCGACTTCAAGAAGGCCGTCTACAACTACAACAAGGCCGCCGGCAAGGGTGTGCTGAAGGTGATGTCCAAGATGGGCATCTCCACCATCGCCTCCTACCGTGGCGCGCAGCTGTTCCAGGTCGTGGGCCTGGCGCAGGAGCTGGTGGACGAGTACTTCACCGGTCTGCGTTCACCGCTGGACGGCATCGGCCTCGACGACATCGCCGACGAGGTCGCGCAGCGGCACCGGATCGCGTTCCTGGAGAACCGCAACGAGCGCGCGCACCGCGAGCTCGAGATCGGCGGCGAGTACCAGTGGCGTCGTGAGGGCGAGTACCACCTGTTCAACCCGGACACGGTGTTCAAGCTGCAGCACGCCACCCGCTCGGGCCAGTACAAGGTCTTCAAGGAGTACACGAAGCTGGTCGACGACCAGTCGGAGCGTCTCGCCTCGCTGCGTGGTCTGTTCAAGTTCAAGGACGAGCACCGCAACCCGATCTCGATCGACGAGGTCGAGCCCGCGTCGGAGATCGTGAAGCGTTTCTCCACCGGTGCCATGTCCTACGGCTCGATCTCGGCGGAAGCGCACGAGACCCTGGCCATCGCCATGAACCGGCTCGGCGGCCGCTCCAACTCCGGTGAGGGCGGCGAGCACCCGGCGCGCTTCGAGCCGGAGGAGTCGGGCGACTGGCGCCGGTCGGCGATCAAGCAGGTGGCCTCGGGCCGCTTCGGCGTGACCGCGCACTACCTGACCAACTGCACCGACATCCAGATCAAGATGGCGCAGGGCGCGAAGCCCGGCGAGGGCGGTCAGCTGCCGGCGCACAAGGTGTACCCGTGGGTCGCCGAGGTTCGGCACTCCACCCCGGGTGTCGGCCTGATCTCGCCGCCGCCGCACCACGACATCTACTCGATCGAGGATCTGGCGCAGCTGATCCACGACCTGAAGAACGCGAACCCGCAGGCGCGGATTCACGTGAAGCTGGTCGCGGAGCCGGGCGTCGGCACCGTCGCCGCGGGTGTCTCCAAGGCGCACGCCGACGTGGTGCTCATCTCCGGCCACGACGGTGGTACCGGTGCGTCGCCGCTGACCTCGCTCAAGCACGCGGGTGGCCCCTGGGAGCTCGGCCTGGCCGAGACCCAGCAGACCCTGCTGCTCAACGGTCTGCGCGACCGCATCGTGGTCCAGGTCGACGGTCAGATGAAGACCGGCCGCGACGTCATGATCGCCGCGCTGCTGGGCGCCGAGGAGTACGGTTTCGCGACCGCTCCGCTGGTGGTCTCGGGCTGCATCATGATGCGCGTCTGCCACCTCGACACCTGCCCGGTCGGCGTCGCGACCCAGAACCCCGTGCTGCGTGAGCGTTTCACCGGCAAGCCGGAGTTCGTCGAGAACTTCATGCTCTACATCGCCGAGGAAGTCCGCGAGCTGCTGGCGTCGCTGGGTCTGCGGACCCTGGACGAGGCCATCGGCCGGGTCGACCTGCTCGACACCACCGCCGCCAAGGCGCACTGGAAGGCCGCCAAGCTCGACCTGTCGCCGATCCTGGACGACGTCGAGACCGCGTTCATGTTCCAGGACCGCCGCCGCACCAAGGACCAGGACCACGGCCTGGACAAGGCGCTGGACAACGAGCTGATCGCGCGTTCGGCCGATGCCCTGGAGCTCGGCAAGCCGGTCAAGTTCGACTCCAAGATCACGAACGTGAACCGCACCGTCGGCACCATGCTCGGCCACGAGGTGACCAAGCTGTACGGCGGAGTCGGCCTGCCGGACAACACCATCGACATCACGTTCACCGGTTCCGCCGGTAACTCGTTCGGTGCGTTCGTCCCGGCCGGTATCACCCTGCGGGTGGTCGGCGACGCGAACGACTATGTCGGCAAGGGTCTTTCGGGTGGTCGCATCACGGTGCGCCCGTCCGGTGACGCGCCGTCGGCGTTCGTCGCGGAGCAGAACATCATCGCGGGCAACGTGATCCTGTTCGGCGCCACCAGCGGCCAGGCGTTCCTGCGCGGTGTGGCCGGCGAGCGTTTCGCCGTCCGCAACTCGGGCGCCACCGCGGTCGTCGAGGGTGTGGGCGACCACGCCTGTGAGTACATGACCGGTGGCCGCGTGGTCATCCTCGGTGAGACGGGCCGCAACTTCGGCGCGGGCATGTCGGGCGGTATCGCCTACGTGTACAACCCGAACGGCACCTTCGAGGCCAACCTCAACACCGAGCTGGTCGACCTCGAGCAGCTCTCGGCCGAGGACGTGCAGATCCTGCACGGCATCGTCGAGCAGCACCGCGACGAGACCGGTTCGGCTGTCGCGGAAGGCATCCTGAGCGACTGGTCGCAGCAGGTGACCAAGTTCGCGAAGGTCATGCCGCGCGACTACAAGAAGGTCCTGCTCGCCATCTCCGAGGCCGAGAAGGCCGGCCGGAACGTGGATGAAGCCATCATGGAGGCGGCTCGTGGCTGA
- a CDS encoding glutamate synthase subunit beta, with translation MGDAQGFLKHTSRELPKRRPVPLRLLDWKEVYEEKFSHETLQKQASRCMDCGIPFCHNGCPLGNLIPEWNDLVYRGAWKESFDRLHATNNFPEFTGRLCPAPCEASCVLGINQDPVTIKQVEVEIIENGFDEGWVTPVYPTRLTGKRIAVVGSGPAGLAAAQQLTRAGHTVTVFERDDRIGGLMRYGIPEFKMEKRFIDRRVAQMEAEGTIFKAGVNVGVDITAEQLREQFDAVVLAGGATIARDLPIPGRDFDGIHQAMEFLPLANRVQLGDQITDEDGLPRINARGKKVVIIGGGDTGADCLGTSHRQGAESIHQFEIMPRPPEERATSTPWPTYPLMYRVSSAHEEGGERVFSVNTERFVGADGKVTGLQAHEVSMVNGRFEKVEGTDFTMEADLVLLAMGFVGPQKNGLLEGLGVGYDQRGNVMRDKDWATTVPGVFVAGDMGRGQSLIVWAIAEGRAAAAAVDKYLEGETALPSPITPTMVAQR, from the coding sequence ATGGGTGACGCACAAGGCTTCCTGAAGCACACTTCCCGGGAACTGCCCAAGCGCCGTCCGGTTCCGCTGCGACTGCTGGACTGGAAAGAGGTCTACGAGGAGAAGTTCTCCCACGAGACCCTGCAGAAGCAGGCCAGCCGCTGCATGGACTGCGGTATCCCGTTCTGCCACAACGGCTGTCCGCTGGGGAACCTGATCCCCGAGTGGAACGACCTGGTGTACCGGGGCGCGTGGAAGGAGTCGTTCGATCGGCTGCACGCGACCAACAACTTCCCGGAGTTCACCGGCCGCCTGTGCCCGGCTCCGTGTGAGGCGTCCTGCGTCCTGGGCATCAACCAGGACCCGGTGACCATCAAGCAGGTCGAGGTCGAGATCATCGAGAACGGTTTCGACGAGGGCTGGGTCACCCCGGTCTACCCGACCCGTCTCACCGGCAAGCGCATCGCGGTCGTCGGTTCCGGCCCCGCGGGCCTGGCCGCCGCCCAGCAGCTGACCCGGGCCGGCCACACCGTGACCGTGTTCGAGCGCGACGACCGCATCGGCGGCCTGATGCGCTACGGCATCCCGGAATTCAAGATGGAGAAGCGCTTCATCGACCGCCGCGTGGCGCAGATGGAGGCCGAGGGCACCATCTTCAAGGCCGGCGTGAACGTGGGCGTGGACATCACCGCCGAGCAGCTGCGCGAGCAGTTCGACGCGGTGGTGCTGGCCGGTGGCGCGACCATCGCGCGTGACCTGCCGATCCCGGGTCGCGACTTCGACGGCATCCACCAGGCCATGGAGTTCCTGCCGCTGGCCAACCGCGTGCAGCTGGGTGACCAGATCACCGACGAGGACGGCCTGCCGCGCATCAACGCGCGCGGCAAGAAGGTCGTCATCATCGGTGGCGGTGACACCGGCGCGGACTGCCTGGGCACCTCGCACCGTCAGGGTGCGGAGTCGATCCACCAGTTCGAGATCATGCCGCGTCCGCCGGAGGAGCGCGCCACGTCGACCCCGTGGCCGACCTACCCGCTGATGTACCGCGTCTCCTCGGCACACGAGGAGGGCGGCGAGCGCGTGTTCTCCGTCAACACCGAGCGTTTCGTCGGTGCGGACGGCAAGGTCACCGGGCTGCAGGCGCACGAGGTGTCGATGGTCAACGGCCGCTTCGAGAAGGTCGAGGGCACCGACTTCACCATGGAGGCGGACCTGGTCCTGCTGGCCATGGGCTTCGTCGGCCCGCAGAAGAACGGTCTGCTCGAGGGTCTGGGCGTGGGCTACGACCAGCGTGGCAACGTGATGCGCGACAAGGATTGGGCCACCACGGTTCCCGGCGTCTTCGTCGCCGGTGACATGGGCCGCGGTCAGTCGCTGATCGTGTGGGCAATCGCGGAGGGCCGCGCGGCCGCCGCCGCGGTGGACAAGTACCTGGAGGGTGAGACGGCGCTGCCGTCCCCGATCACCCCGACCATGGTCGCCCAGCGCTGA